One Edaphobacter flagellatus genomic region harbors:
- a CDS encoding VWA domain-containing protein: protein MDAGTIDPQTLQQQPQSVPATQPSLTIDRDPIASPDPDTPAPRGDKDQQAPAGPGVIERDHGKYTLRTDAYEVRLNATVLDQNGKSILTLNKDDFHVYEDGVPQTIASFRHEDLPVSLGILIDSSGSMYDKRAAVEQTALNLVKLSNKEDEAFLVDFSWEPYIDQDFTNDVEKLRQGLSYVKSSGGTAIYDTLVASADYLSKNARHPKQVLLIVTDGEDNASTATLEQAIRRIQDLDGPVIYCIGLLFGQDTDKREARHARRVLETLSEQTGGAAYFPRSLKEVDPIAAEVAQDIRTQYTIAYHSTKSPTLGGYRQIHVDAKAKNMGKLSVRTRTGYYPRIANAAKSNDAAMTTQGASPATTRP, encoded by the coding sequence TTGGACGCAGGCACAATCGATCCGCAGACACTGCAACAGCAGCCGCAGTCTGTCCCGGCGACGCAGCCTTCGCTGACGATAGATCGCGACCCGATAGCCTCACCCGATCCCGATACTCCTGCTCCTCGCGGGGATAAGGACCAGCAGGCTCCAGCAGGCCCCGGTGTGATCGAGCGCGATCATGGCAAGTACACGCTGCGCACAGACGCCTACGAGGTACGGCTGAATGCAACGGTACTCGACCAGAACGGCAAGTCCATCCTGACACTGAATAAAGACGACTTTCACGTCTACGAGGACGGCGTTCCACAGACCATCGCCTCGTTCCGGCACGAGGATCTTCCGGTCTCGCTCGGCATCCTGATCGACAGTTCCGGCTCGATGTACGACAAGCGCGCCGCAGTCGAGCAAACGGCTTTGAATCTCGTGAAGCTCTCCAACAAGGAGGACGAGGCATTCCTCGTCGATTTCTCCTGGGAGCCTTACATCGATCAGGACTTCACCAACGACGTTGAAAAGCTGCGGCAGGGATTGAGCTACGTAAAGTCCAGCGGCGGCACGGCGATCTATGACACGCTTGTAGCTTCCGCCGATTACCTATCCAAGAACGCCAGGCATCCCAAACAAGTACTCCTGATTGTGACAGACGGCGAGGACAACGCTTCAACCGCCACGCTGGAGCAGGCGATCCGCAGGATTCAGGACCTCGATGGCCCCGTGATCTACTGCATCGGTTTGCTCTTCGGGCAGGATACGGACAAGCGCGAGGCACGTCATGCCCGCCGCGTGCTGGAGACCTTGAGCGAACAGACTGGCGGCGCAGCTTACTTCCCGCGCTCACTGAAGGAAGTCGACCCTATCGCCGCCGAGGTCGCGCAGGACATTCGCACGCAGTACACCATCGCATATCACTCAACCAAGTCGCCCACGCTCGGCGGGTATCGTCAGATTCACGTCGATGCGAAAGCAAAAAATATGGGCAAGCTCTCGGTCCGAACACGAACGGGCTATTATCCCAGGATCGCCAACGCCGCGAAGAGCAACGATGCGGCCATGACTACGCAAGGAGCAAGCCCCGCGACAACGCGGCCCTGA